In Euphorbia lathyris chromosome 10, ddEupLath1.1, whole genome shotgun sequence, a single genomic region encodes these proteins:
- the LOC136208513 gene encoding phosphatidylinositol 4-phosphate 5-kinase 9 has product MSVPVAIADNVQRTLTSADRTKSVDVFFDRVLSDRDDVSISINGEAAHSSSEVASFRSGELFLINGETYSGSLLGNVPEGNGKYVWSDGCIYEGEWRRGMRHGIGKIRWSSGASYEGEFSGGYMHGAGTYITSDNVTYKGRWRLNVKHGLGYQIYPNGDSFEGSWMQGTPEGPGKYTWSNGNIYLGNMKGGKMTGKGTLTWINGDSFEGSWLNGMMHGFGVYMWSDGGSYVGTWTHGLKDGKGSFYPRGSRFPAVQERYLNALRKRGLLPDMRRQNQAHIHHASSVDIVNGKVGEHQGSRRNSSKGNFLNLEQSRNKNVSLERRWSLEVSIEKVIGHDSSLEPTFDGMEREFESNLPPILEREYMQGVLISELVLNDSFSSSSRRAKRRQKKLAREVKRPGETIIKGHRSYDLMLSLQLGIRYTVGKITPVQRREVRTSDFGSKASFWMQFPKDGSQLTPPHQSEDFKWKDYCPMVFRNLREMFKIDAADYMMSICGNDALRELSSPGKSGSIFFLSQDDRFMIKTLRKSEVKVLLKMLPDYHYHVRSYENTLITKFFGLHRIKPSSGQKFRFVVMGNMFCTELRIHRRFDLKGSSLGRSTDKIEIDENTTLKDLDLNYCFYLEPSWRVALLNQIEIDSKFLEVQHIMDYSLLMGVHYRAPQHLRTHRSILTEGLGVLAEEDTIEDENYPQGLVLVTRGTDDNSVVVGPHIRGSRLRAAGDEEVDLLLPGTARFQIQLGVNMPARAEQIPGKEEKQTFHEAYDVVLYLGIIDILQEYNISKKLEHAYKSLQFDSLSISAVDPTFYSKRFLEFIQKVFPPNAVAS; this is encoded by the exons ATGTCTGTTCCTGTGGCCATTGCTGATAACGTTCAGCGGACCCTGACTTCTGCAGACAGAACAAAATCTGTTGATGTCTTCTTTGACAGAGTCCTCTCTGATAGAGACGACGTATCTATATCAATCAACGGTGAAGCTGCCCATTCTTCTTCCGAAGTTGCTTCCTTTAGAAGTGGGGAGCTTTTTCTTATTAATGGGGAAACATATTCTGGTTCATTGCTTGGAAATGTGCCCGAGGGAAATGGGAAGTATGTTTGGTCAGACGGTTGCATATATGAGGGTGAGTGGAGACGGGGGATGAGACATGGAATTGGAAAAATTCGATGGTCTTCAGGAGCTTCTTATGAAGGTGAATTTTCAGGTGGTTATATGCATGGTGCAGGCACCTATATAACTTCAGATAATGTGACCTACAAGGGAAGATGGCGGTTGAATGTCAAGCATGGTTTAGGATATCAAATTTATCCTAATGGAGATAGCTTTGAGGGCTCTTGGATGCAAGGAACACCAGAAGGACCAGGCAAGTATACCTGGTCTAATGGGAACATCTATCTTGGGAATATGAAGGGGGGTAAAATGACAGGTAAAGGGACTCTTACATGGATAAATGGTGACTCATTTGAGGGAAGTTGGTTAAACGGTATGATGCATGGCTTTGGTGTTTATATGTGGAGTGATGGTGGTTCCTATGTTGGGACTTGGACACATGGTTTGAAGGATGGCAAAGGATCATTTTATCCAAGAGGCAGCCGTTTTCCGGCTGTACAAGAACGATACCTCAATGCTCTAAGAAAAAGAGGTTTACTTCCAGATATGAGAAGGCAGAACCAGGCACATATCCATCATGCATCATCAGTAGACATAGTAAATGGCAAGGTTGGTGAGCACCAGGGTTCTCGTCGCAATTCATCCAAGGGAAACTTCTTAAACTTAGAGCAGTCTCGCAACAAAAATGTCTCTTTGGAAAGGCGTTGGAGTCTTGAAGTATCTATTGAAAAGGTGATAGGTCATGATTCGTCACTAGAACCTACCTTTGATGGCATGGAGAGAGAGTTTGAATCAAATCTACCACCTATATTGGAACGTGAATATATGCAAGGTGTTCTAATTAGCGAACTTGTGTTAAATGATAGCTTCTCATCATCGTCCAGAAGAGCTAAACGGCGACAAAAGAAACTTGCTAGAGAGGTCAAGAGGCCTGGTGAAACAATCATTAAAGGGCACAGAAGTTATGATTTGATGCTCAGTTTGCAGCTTGGAATCAG GTACACTGTTGGAAAAATTACACCCGTTCAGAGGCGAGAAGTCCGCACATCAGATTTTGGTTCAAAGGCAAGCTTTTGGATGCAGTTTCCTAAAGATGGTTCACAACTAACGCCACCTCATCAATCAGAAGACTTTAAGTGGAAAGATTACTGCCCAATGGTTTTCAG GAATTTGAGGGAGATGTTCAAAATTGACGCAGCTGATTACATGATGTCCATTTGTGGGAATGATGCTCTTAGGGAACTTTCCTCTCCTGGAAAAAGCGGTAGCATCTTTTTCCTGTCTCAAGATGATCGCTTCATGATTAAGACGCTGAGAAAATCTGAAGTGAAG GTACTCCTGAAAATGCTTCCGGATTATCACTATCATGTGAGATCATATGAAAACACACTCATCACGAAATTTTTTGGTCTTCACAGGATCAAGCCTTCAAGTGGTCAAAAG TTCCGCTTTGTGGTGATGGGAAATATGTTCTGTACAGAACTGAGGATTCATCGAAGGTTTGATTTGAAAGGTTCATCTCTAGGACGATCTACAGACAAAATTGAAATTGATGAGAACACAACACTTAAAGATTTGGATCTAAACTACTGTTTCTATTTAGAACCTTCATGGAGAGTAGCATTGTTAAA CCAGATTGAGATTGATAGCAAATTTTTGGAAGTACAACACATTATGGATTACAGCCTTCTGATGGGTGTGCATTATAGAGCCCCTCAACACCTACGAACTCATCGAAGCATACTCACTGAAGGACTTGGGGTGTTGGCAGAGGAAG ATACAATAGAAGATGAAAACTATCCACAAGGTCTTGTCTTGGTCACTCGTGGAACAGATGATAATAGTGTTGTTGTCGGTCCTCACATCAGAGGTAGCCGGTTACGAGCTGCTGGTGATGAGGAAGTTGATCTCCTTCTTCCGGGTACAGCAAG GTTTCAGATCCAGCTAGGAGTAAACATGCCTGCAAGGGCAGAACAAATTCCAGGGAAAGAGGAAAAACAAACATTCCATGAAGCATATGATGTTGTTCTTTATTTAGGCATAATTGATATACTCCAAGAGTATAACATTTCAAAGAAGTTAGAACATGCTTACAAATCTCTTCAGTTTGATTCATTATCCATCTCTGCTGTGGATCCTACATTTTACTCGAAGCGTTTCTTAGAGTTCATACAGAAGGTGTTCCCCCCTAATGCCGTTGCAAGCTGA